From one Flavobacterium kingsejongi genomic stretch:
- a CDS encoding tetratricopeptide repeat protein, which produces MKMKFIFSGLLFLGLLSGQVELYAQSGPETVISPEDKFQNAFYEALKQKGIENYDKAILELEKCLALQPNNPAVYNELGRNYLSQKSYEKARVNFDKATQLDPKNKWYWMGLYDVFYQTKEYEQSIIVVRKLIEFDAKFKDDLVSLYMYTQQFDKALELINELEKTAEKSKTREMYKLQILSDAKFKGSEKNSLLEMLQKNPKEESNYIALIYLYSDSNQEEKAYEIAQLLEKNLPESDWAQVSLFKFHLNNNEPQKAIKSMNQVFGSNKVDNKIKHRILNEFLIFVTKNPQYDADLEKAIGYFENDKEVQVSKEIGKFYLNKKDFSKAIKYLEKDLQEDSGDMEATRLLLQAYADSNNFEKLGKTAEGLIDLYPLQPELYYYAGLANNQLKKFSKAKDLLESGIDYVVDQKQLEINFNIQLGEAYSGLGNTAKKELFFQKADKLLKER; this is translated from the coding sequence ATGAAAATGAAATTTATCTTTTCGGGATTACTGTTTCTGGGATTACTATCAGGTCAGGTGGAGCTTTATGCGCAATCCGGTCCGGAAACCGTAATTTCTCCGGAAGATAAATTTCAAAATGCCTTTTATGAAGCCCTTAAGCAAAAGGGGATTGAAAATTATGATAAGGCGATATTAGAACTCGAAAAGTGCCTGGCATTACAACCCAACAATCCAGCGGTATATAACGAATTGGGGAGAAACTACCTGAGCCAGAAGAGTTATGAAAAGGCGCGGGTCAATTTTGATAAAGCAACCCAGCTGGATCCCAAAAACAAATGGTATTGGATGGGGCTTTATGATGTGTTTTACCAGACCAAAGAATATGAGCAGTCTATTATTGTGGTGCGGAAATTGATAGAATTTGATGCGAAATTCAAAGATGATCTCGTTTCGTTATACATGTACACTCAGCAATTTGATAAAGCGCTTGAACTGATCAATGAACTGGAAAAAACCGCAGAAAAATCCAAAACAAGGGAAATGTACAAGCTACAGATCCTGAGTGATGCCAAATTCAAAGGATCCGAGAAAAATTCCCTTTTGGAAATGCTACAGAAAAATCCAAAAGAAGAGTCGAATTATATCGCCCTGATTTACTTGTATTCCGATAGTAATCAGGAAGAAAAGGCCTATGAAATTGCCCAGCTTTTGGAAAAAAACCTGCCGGAGTCCGATTGGGCGCAAGTGAGCCTGTTTAAATTTCACCTGAATAATAATGAGCCCCAAAAGGCCATAAAATCAATGAATCAGGTTTTTGGCAGTAACAAAGTAGATAACAAGATCAAACACCGGATACTGAATGAGTTTTTGATTTTTGTGACTAAGAATCCACAATATGATGCCGATCTCGAAAAAGCAATTGGCTATTTCGAAAATGATAAAGAAGTACAGGTTTCCAAAGAAATTGGGAAGTTCTATCTCAACAAAAAGGATTTTTCAAAAGCAATAAAATATCTTGAAAAGGATCTTCAGGAAGATTCCGGAGATATGGAAGCAACGCGGCTTTTGCTACAGGCCTATGCCGACAGCAATAATTTTGAAAAGCTGGGTAAGACCGCCGAAGGATTAATTGACCTGTATCCTTTACAACCGGAATTGTATTATTATGCAGGTTTGGCTAATAATCAATTAAAAAAATTCAGCAAAGCGAAAGATTTGCTCGAATCTGGAATAGATTATGTGGTAGATCAGAAACAGTTGGAAATCAATTTTAATATCCAGTTGGGGGAAGCTTATTCCGGACTGGGAAACACGGCTAAAAAAGAACTGTTTTTTCAGAAAGCAGACAAACTATTAAAAGAACGATAA
- a CDS encoding DUF4292 domain-containing protein codes for MKKYCCIIAIIALMTSCKTTKSVVAESGAVSDAASSKIIAGHYDRKFDFSTLYIKANVRYQDPKQTQNVSAEIKIKKDEMILVSIRFLGFTVAKAIITPKEVKYYEKVGSKYFEGDYRTLSQWLGTDLDYTKVQNMLIGKAMDDLTKSKYRSTIENELYKLESTTGSVKKSFYFEGANYLIKKQEIAQPEQQRDLQVNYPAYKEYPEVILPLKVVIDAMQKEKKTNISIDYNTITFNEQLSFPYAVPEGYERIFID; via the coding sequence ATGAAGAAATACTGCTGTATCATTGCAATTATAGCCCTGATGACCTCTTGTAAAACGACAAAGTCAGTAGTTGCTGAATCCGGCGCTGTAAGTGATGCAGCGTCCAGTAAAATCATTGCAGGCCATTATGACCGTAAATTCGATTTTTCGACTTTATACATTAAAGCGAATGTGCGGTATCAGGATCCCAAACAGACCCAGAATGTAAGTGCGGAAATCAAAATTAAGAAAGATGAAATGATTCTGGTTAGCATCCGATTCCTTGGATTTACAGTTGCGAAAGCCATCATTACACCAAAGGAAGTGAAATACTATGAAAAGGTAGGCAGTAAATATTTCGAAGGCGATTACAGGACGTTAAGCCAATGGCTGGGCACCGATCTGGATTATACTAAAGTACAGAATATGCTGATTGGAAAAGCTATGGATGACCTGACAAAATCAAAGTACAGATCTACGATAGAAAACGAACTCTATAAGCTGGAAAGTACAACAGGCTCCGTCAAAAAATCATTTTATTTTGAAGGCGCAAATTACCTTATAAAGAAGCAGGAGATTGCACAACCGGAGCAGCAACGCGACCTGCAGGTCAATTATCCGGCCTATAAAGAATATCCTGAAGTGATATTGCCACTGAAGGTCGTAATCGATGCCATGCAGAAAGAAAAGAAGACCAATATCAGCATCGATTATAATACGATTACTTTTAATGAGCAGCTCTCATTTCCATATGCTGTACCCGAAGGATATGAAAGAATTTTTATTGATTAG
- a CDS encoding IS256 family transposase yields the protein MIEDGKLPKDFAKQFKNKEDFHTFFQDLYKQGIEQLLQGELDAHLGYEKHNIDGYNTGNSRNGSFSKNIKSETLGNMVLAIPRDRNGEFEPQVIGKGQSMSEKIEDAILGMYSRGMTRSDIVEQVKEVYGISVSESTISTISDRILADVDLWTKRALEPQYLIVWMDAVHMKVRTDGKYENHAIYIVIGLKTDGKKEVLGMWLNKEESASFWMTVLSDIKSRGVKDILIACTDNLTGFTKAIRGVFPNTESQLCIVHQIRNSLKFVVVKDRKAFCSAMKEVYTAINQEEAVLALAEFKKNWEAKYKYAVCSWEKNWENLMPFLAYPAEIRKIMYTTNTIENLNRGIRKYTKTKVQFPDEKSVKKSVYLAIQNCEKSWINAIPSWGLIMNQFLVIFGERCNIKH from the coding sequence ATGATCGAAGATGGTAAATTACCCAAAGATTTTGCAAAGCAATTTAAAAACAAAGAAGACTTCCATACTTTTTTTCAAGACCTGTATAAACAAGGCATTGAACAGCTACTCCAGGGAGAATTGGATGCTCATCTGGGATATGAGAAGCATAATATTGACGGATACAATACAGGCAATAGCCGTAATGGTTCTTTCTCAAAGAATATAAAATCAGAGACTTTGGGCAATATGGTCCTGGCTATTCCCCGGGATAGAAATGGTGAATTCGAGCCTCAGGTCATCGGAAAAGGCCAATCGATGAGTGAAAAGATTGAAGATGCTATTTTAGGAATGTACAGTCGTGGAATGACCCGTAGTGATATTGTAGAACAAGTTAAAGAAGTTTATGGGATATCAGTAAGTGAGTCCACGATTTCGACCATCTCTGATAGAATACTGGCTGATGTTGATTTATGGACTAAAAGGGCTTTAGAACCACAGTATCTGATTGTTTGGATGGATGCTGTGCATATGAAAGTAAGAACAGATGGGAAATATGAAAACCATGCAATTTACATTGTAATCGGACTAAAAACAGATGGTAAGAAAGAAGTATTAGGAATGTGGCTAAATAAAGAAGAGTCGGCTTCATTTTGGATGACTGTACTCTCTGACATAAAATCTCGTGGAGTAAAGGATATTCTCATTGCCTGTACAGATAACCTTACCGGATTTACAAAAGCTATCAGAGGTGTTTTTCCAAATACAGAATCCCAGCTTTGCATTGTTCATCAAATAAGGAATAGCCTTAAGTTTGTAGTAGTTAAGGATAGAAAAGCATTTTGCAGTGCAATGAAAGAAGTATATACTGCAATAAATCAGGAAGAAGCCGTTTTAGCTCTGGCTGAATTTAAAAAAAACTGGGAAGCAAAATATAAATATGCCGTTTGCTCCTGGGAAAAGAATTGGGAAAATCTCATGCCTTTTTTGGCCTATCCTGCTGAAATCAGGAAAATAATGTACACCACAAATACAATAGAAAACTTAAACAGGGGAATTAGAAAATATACCAAAACAAAAGTGCAGTTCCCAGATGAAAAAAGCGTCAAGAAATCAGTCTATTTAGCAATACAAAATTGTGAAAAAAGCTGGATAAATGCAATACCAAGCTGGGGATTAATCATGAATCAGTTCTTGGTCATATTTGGAGAAAGGTGTAATATTAAACACTAA
- a CDS encoding transposase — MEKGVILNTKNCLHKISTSLVEPVFAQLKHNNGFRRFSLKGLQKVELEFGLMALGHNLRKKIAA; from the coding sequence TTGGAGAAAGGTGTAATATTAAACACTAAGAACTGTTTACACAAAATTTCGACCAGTCTCGTAGAGCCTGTATTCGCTCAACTCAAGCATAATAACGGTTTTAGACGGTTTTCTTTAAAAGGACTTCAAAAAGTAGAATTAGAATTCGGATTAATGGCTTTAGGTCACAACTTAAGAAAGAAAATTGCAGCATAA
- a CDS encoding murein hydrolase activator EnvC family protein, producing MASVSWSQSDKQQKLEERKEQIQKEIQNFRNLLNNEKSKEKSVLTKIVEQNTKIKLTEKLINTTQQQEKLLNDGIYINQLAVNKLTGELEILKQDYAKMIVKSYKSRSEQSRAMFLLSSENFLQAYKRAQYMKQYANYRKTQGDEIKVKTEKLEVKNKELTLQKIEKNKIVKETEKEKINLEKDKKDQEVLMASIKKDQKKINADIKKKQQESANIDKQIQKLIREAIAEANRKAAAEAAKRKAAASGNKAGAKKEPVKEVSSTKFELTPEGKALADNFRGNRGRLPWPVEKGLLTTLYGDQPHPLQKNLTVHNSGIEISTEAGSNARAVFGGEVINVQVLSGINKAVWVQHGDYVTIYMNLSSVSVSKGDKVNKLQTLGKIYTNPSGRSVIKFLVLQNTTMLNPQSWLMNM from the coding sequence ATGGCCTCAGTGTCATGGAGCCAATCCGACAAGCAACAAAAGCTGGAGGAGCGCAAGGAACAGATTCAGAAAGAAATCCAGAACTTCAGAAATTTGCTGAATAATGAAAAGTCAAAAGAAAAATCTGTTTTGACAAAAATTGTAGAGCAGAACACTAAAATAAAATTAACTGAAAAGTTAATCAATACGACCCAACAACAGGAAAAACTGCTTAATGATGGTATTTATATAAATCAGCTGGCGGTAAATAAATTGACGGGTGAATTGGAAATCCTCAAGCAGGATTATGCAAAGATGATTGTAAAGTCCTATAAAAGCCGTTCAGAACAAAGCCGTGCAATGTTCCTGTTATCTTCGGAAAACTTCCTGCAAGCTTATAAAAGGGCACAGTATATGAAGCAATATGCTAATTATAGAAAGACCCAGGGCGATGAGATAAAAGTCAAAACTGAAAAACTGGAAGTCAAAAATAAAGAACTGACGCTGCAAAAAATTGAAAAAAATAAGATTGTAAAAGAAACCGAAAAGGAAAAAATTAATCTGGAGAAAGATAAGAAAGACCAGGAAGTACTGATGGCTTCGATCAAGAAAGATCAGAAAAAAATCAATGCTGACATTAAGAAAAAACAACAGGAGTCTGCAAATATCGACAAGCAGATCCAAAAGCTGATCCGGGAAGCTATTGCTGAAGCAAACAGAAAAGCTGCTGCTGAAGCTGCTAAACGCAAAGCTGCCGCTTCTGGAAACAAAGCCGGAGCCAAAAAAGAACCGGTAAAAGAGGTTTCTTCTACCAAATTTGAATTAACTCCTGAAGGGAAGGCATTAGCAGACAATTTCAGAGGAAACAGGGGAAGACTGCCATGGCCTGTTGAAAAAGGGTTGTTAACTACCTTATATGGTGACCAGCCACATCCATTGCAAAAAAACCTTACCGTTCACAATAGTGGGATTGAGATTTCTACTGAAGCCGGTTCGAACGCAAGAGCCGTTTTTGGAGGTGAAGTAATCAATGTACAAGTATTGTCCGGAATTAATAAAGCAGTCTGGGTGCAACATGGTGACTATGTTACGATCTATATGAACTTGTCTTCTGTATCAGTAAGTAAAGGAGATAAGGTAAACAAGCTTCAGACTTTAGGAAAGATATACACCAATCCATCAGGACGCTCTGTAATTAAGTTCCTCGTACTTCAAAATACTACGATGCTAAATCCACAAAGCTGGCTGATGAATATGTAA
- the atpA gene encoding F0F1 ATP synthase subunit alpha — protein sequence MAEIKPAEISAILRKQLSGSESGATLEEVGTVLQVGDGIARVYGLSNVQYGELVEFDNGMEGMVLNLEEDNVGVVLLGPSTGISEGSTAKRTQRIASLKVGEEMVGRVVNTLGFPIDGKGPIGGTLYEMPLERKAPGVIFRQPVTEPLQTGIKAVDAMIPVGRGQRELVIGDRQTGKSTVCLDTILNQKEFYDAGKPVFCIYVAIGQKASTVANIAKTLEEKGAMAYTVIVAANASDPAPMQVYAPFAGAAIGEYFRDTGRPALIVYDDLSKQAVAYREVSLLLRRPPGREAYPGDVFYLHSRLLERAAKVIANDEIAKNMNDLPDSLRPIVKGGGSLTALPIIETQAGDVSAYIPTNVISITDGQIFLESDLFNSGVRPAINVGISVSRVGGNAQIKSMKKVAGTLKLDQAQFRELEAFSKFGSDLDAVTLNVIEKGRRNVEILKQGLNDPYTVEDQVAIIYAGSKNLLRNVPVNKVKEFEKDFLEFLNNKHRDTLDALKAGKLDDKITDVIENVAKEVSAKYN from the coding sequence ATGGCGGAAATTAAACCTGCTGAAATTTCAGCAATATTAAGAAAGCAATTATCGGGTTCTGAATCTGGTGCTACGCTGGAAGAAGTTGGAACAGTACTTCAAGTTGGAGATGGTATCGCCCGTGTATATGGGTTATCGAATGTTCAATACGGTGAGTTAGTAGAATTTGACAATGGTATGGAAGGAATGGTTCTGAACCTTGAAGAAGACAACGTAGGTGTTGTACTTTTAGGGCCATCTACCGGAATCAGCGAAGGATCTACTGCCAAAAGAACACAACGTATCGCTTCACTTAAAGTTGGTGAGGAAATGGTAGGACGTGTGGTAAACACCCTTGGTTTTCCAATTGATGGAAAAGGACCTATCGGTGGAACTTTATATGAGATGCCATTGGAACGTAAAGCTCCTGGGGTTATCTTCCGTCAGCCGGTAACAGAACCGTTACAAACAGGTATTAAAGCTGTTGATGCTATGATCCCGGTGGGTCGTGGCCAGAGAGAACTTGTAATTGGTGACCGTCAAACTGGTAAATCTACCGTTTGTCTGGATACCATCCTGAATCAAAAAGAATTTTATGATGCTGGTAAACCAGTATTCTGTATATATGTAGCTATTGGGCAAAAAGCTTCTACTGTAGCGAATATCGCTAAAACATTAGAGGAAAAAGGTGCTATGGCATACACCGTGATCGTAGCAGCTAATGCTTCTGATCCAGCTCCGATGCAAGTATATGCTCCTTTCGCAGGTGCAGCTATCGGGGAGTACTTCCGTGATACAGGTCGTCCTGCATTAATTGTATATGATGATTTATCCAAACAAGCAGTTGCTTACCGTGAGGTATCTCTTTTGTTGAGAAGACCACCGGGCCGTGAAGCTTATCCTGGAGACGTTTTCTACCTGCACTCCCGTTTATTAGAGCGTGCGGCAAAAGTAATCGCGAATGATGAGATTGCTAAAAACATGAATGATTTACCAGATTCATTACGTCCAATCGTAAAAGGGGGTGGTTCGTTAACGGCATTGCCAATTATCGAAACTCAGGCGGGTGACGTTTCTGCTTATATCCCAACTAACGTAATTTCGATTACTGACGGACAGATATTCTTAGAATCTGACTTGTTTAACTCTGGTGTTCGTCCGGCGATTAACGTAGGTATCTCGGTATCACGTGTTGGAGGTAATGCTCAGATTAAATCCATGAAAAAAGTAGCCGGTACTTTAAAATTAGATCAGGCACAATTCCGTGAATTGGAAGCCTTTTCAAAATTCGGTTCCGATCTTGATGCAGTTACATTAAATGTAATTGAAAAAGGAAGAAGAAACGTTGAGATCCTGAAACAAGGGCTTAATGATCCGTACACTGTAGAAGACCAGGTTGCAATTATCTATGCAGGTTCTAAAAACCTGTTGCGTAATGTACCGGTTAATAAAGTGAAAGAATTTGAGAAAGATTTCCTTGAATTCCTGAACAACAAACACAGAGATACACTTGATGCTTTAAAAGCAGGTAAACTGGATGACAAAATTACTGATGTTATCGAGAATGTTGCAAAAGAAGTTTCAGCAAAATATAACTAA
- a CDS encoding sugar phosphate nucleotidyltransferase: protein MKIIVPMAGRGSRLRPHTLTVPKPLIPIAGKPIVHRLVEDIAGVINQEIKEIAFIIHKDFGNQVEKELIEIAEKLGAKGTIYYQEQPLGTAHAIMAAKESMTGPIVVAYADTLFRADFTLDTTADSVIWVKQVEDPSAFGVVQLNDQNQIIDFVEKPTEFISDLAIIGIYYFKSGETLRSELQYLLDNNVVKGGEYQLTDGLENMKIKGLKFVPGKVEEWMDCGNKNVTVETNSRMLGFLYADGQNLVSESVITENATIIQPCYIGENVVLKNATVGPNVSLGDGCIVENTTIKNSLVQNNSKIKNADLDNAMIGSYASFDGNFKTISIGDYSVLE, encoded by the coding sequence ATGAAAATTATAGTTCCAATGGCAGGGCGTGGATCACGCCTTCGTCCACATACATTAACTGTTCCAAAACCATTAATCCCAATTGCAGGAAAACCAATTGTACACCGTCTTGTTGAAGATATTGCCGGAGTAATCAATCAGGAGATTAAAGAGATTGCGTTCATAATCCATAAGGATTTTGGGAATCAGGTAGAAAAAGAATTAATTGAAATAGCAGAAAAATTAGGAGCCAAAGGAACCATCTATTACCAGGAGCAGCCTTTAGGAACTGCGCATGCTATTATGGCTGCCAAAGAGTCGATGACAGGGCCTATTGTTGTTGCATATGCCGATACATTATTTCGCGCTGATTTTACCTTAGATACTACCGCTGATAGCGTAATATGGGTGAAACAGGTAGAAGATCCAAGTGCCTTTGGAGTAGTTCAGTTAAACGACCAAAACCAGATTATAGATTTCGTTGAAAAACCAACCGAATTTATCTCTGACCTGGCGATAATTGGAATTTACTATTTCAAAAGCGGGGAAACATTACGTAGTGAATTACAATATTTATTGGATAATAATGTTGTAAAAGGAGGAGAGTACCAACTTACCGACGGTCTGGAAAACATGAAAATCAAAGGCTTGAAGTTTGTTCCGGGAAAAGTGGAGGAATGGATGGATTGTGGGAATAAAAATGTAACAGTAGAAACGAATTCCAGAATGTTAGGTTTTTTATATGCCGACGGTCAGAATTTGGTTTCAGAATCGGTAATTACTGAAAACGCTACGATAATCCAACCGTGTTATATCGGGGAGAATGTGGTTTTGAAAAATGCAACAGTAGGCCCGAATGTTTCCTTAGGAGATGGGTGTATCGTAGAAAACACCACGATTAAGAACAGTCTGGTTCAGAATAATTCTAAAATAAAAAATGCAGATCTGGACAATGCTATGATTGGAAGTTATGCTTCTTTTGATGGAAACTTTAAGACGATCAGTATTGGAGATTACTCGGTTTTGGAATAA
- a CDS encoding lipopolysaccharide biosynthesis protein, producing MGLYKNLFKQTAIYGLATVLPRMLSFLLVRLHTDKMVTADYGEVTILLSFMVFFNVILSYGMETAFFRFYNSEDDKKKVIETSTISIFWTSIGFLIIALLFRNTFAKEMNVEAEYFTYAIWTLVFDALVIIPFSRLRAEQRPIVYAVIKIGNVMVTVLLNIFFLVYLPKIALSNPNTFISSLYVENFQIGYVFISNLVASVATFVVLSPNYMKVKWHFDAVLWKKMMQYGLPILIAGIAFAVNEHLDKIILGNLLPENIAKSEVGAYSACYKLGLFMVLYATAFRLGIEPFFFSHAKNKNAKQTYANITKYFVIFGSIILLGVIVFADVLKLILLPNKEYWEAMKVVPLIIVANFFLGIYNNLSVWYKLTDKTKIGAYISVVGAALTLVLNFFLIPKYSYYGSAIATIAAYGSMMVISYIMGNKYYPIPYDMKKIGGYLGLSIGFSILSFYFFRENYWIGIPLLAAFIYFIYYNEKEMLHRILKKQA from the coding sequence TTGGGTCTATATAAGAATCTTTTTAAACAAACAGCCATCTACGGCCTTGCGACTGTATTGCCCAGAATGTTAAGCTTTTTGTTGGTAAGGTTGCATACAGACAAGATGGTTACAGCGGATTATGGTGAAGTTACCATTCTGCTATCCTTTATGGTTTTCTTTAATGTAATCTTATCCTATGGTATGGAGACCGCTTTTTTCCGGTTTTACAATTCCGAGGATGATAAGAAAAAAGTAATTGAAACGTCTACCATTTCTATTTTCTGGACTTCTATAGGTTTCCTGATTATCGCACTACTGTTCCGGAATACTTTTGCGAAGGAAATGAATGTCGAAGCGGAATATTTTACCTACGCCATCTGGACCCTTGTTTTTGATGCCCTCGTTATTATCCCCTTTTCGAGATTGCGTGCAGAACAGCGGCCTATTGTATATGCGGTAATAAAAATTGGTAATGTTATGGTGACGGTGCTATTGAATATTTTCTTTTTAGTCTACCTGCCCAAGATCGCCCTATCGAATCCAAATACTTTCATCAGTAGCTTATATGTGGAGAATTTCCAGATTGGCTATGTCTTCATTTCTAACTTAGTTGCAAGTGTGGCTACCTTCGTGGTGCTTTCTCCGAATTATATGAAAGTAAAATGGCATTTTGATGCGGTGCTTTGGAAGAAAATGATGCAATATGGCTTACCCATCCTGATTGCCGGAATTGCATTTGCAGTGAACGAGCATTTGGATAAAATTATCCTTGGTAACCTATTGCCTGAAAACATTGCCAAATCAGAAGTTGGGGCGTATTCCGCCTGCTATAAGCTTGGATTGTTCATGGTGCTCTATGCTACTGCGTTCCGTTTAGGGATTGAGCCTTTTTTCTTTAGCCATGCCAAAAATAAGAATGCCAAACAAACCTATGCCAATATCACCAAGTATTTTGTAATCTTCGGATCGATCATACTTTTGGGGGTAATTGTATTTGCAGATGTATTAAAACTGATCCTGCTTCCGAATAAGGAATATTGGGAAGCCATGAAAGTAGTGCCTTTGATTATTGTGGCTAATTTTTTCCTGGGCATTTACAACAACCTGTCGGTATGGTATAAACTAACCGATAAAACGAAAATTGGGGCTTATATTTCTGTAGTTGGTGCCGCCCTTACACTGGTACTCAATTTTTTCCTGATTCCGAAATACAGTTACTACGGTTCCGCTATTGCGACTATCGCTGCGTATGGCAGTATGATGGTGATTTCTTATATAATGGGTAATAAATATTATCCAATTCCCTATGACATGAAAAAAATAGGCGGCTATCTGGGATTGTCGATAGGCTTTTCCATACTCTCGTTTTATTTTTTCAGGGAGAATTACTGGATTGGGATTCCATTATTAGCAGCATTCATCTATTTCATCTATTATAATGAAAAAGAAATGTTACATCGTATTTTAAAAAAACAAGCATAA
- the dut gene encoding dUTP diphosphatase: MTINIITTSGHALPGYETIASAGMDLRAVLETPVTLKPLGRAIIKTGLFIELPIGYEAQVRPRSGLAAKNGVTVLNAPGTIDADYRGEIGVILVNLSSEDFVVENGERIAQLVIARHERAEWSLVTALSETSRGEGGFGSTGVK, encoded by the coding sequence ATGACAATAAACATCATCACTACATCAGGGCATGCATTGCCTGGTTATGAAACTATAGCTTCTGCAGGAATGGATTTAAGAGCAGTCCTTGAAACGCCAGTTACTTTAAAACCCCTGGGCAGAGCCATTATAAAAACCGGATTATTCATTGAGCTTCCTATAGGTTATGAAGCACAGGTACGCCCGAGAAGTGGTTTGGCAGCCAAAAACGGGGTGACCGTATTGAACGCACCCGGAACAATTGATGCAGATTACCGTGGCGAAATAGGGGTCATATTAGTGAATCTATCATCAGAAGATTTCGTTGTTGAAAATGGTGAAAGGATAGCACAATTGGTTATCGCACGCCATGAAAGAGCCGAATGGTCTCTGGTTACTGCATTGTCAGAAACATCCCGGGGTGAAGGTGGCTTTGGCAGTACCGGAGTAAAATAG
- the atpG gene encoding ATP synthase F1 subunit gamma → MANLKEIRNRITSVSSTMQITSAMKMVSAAKLKKAQDAITAMRPYAEKLTELLQNLSATLDGDSAGKFAEQRPVNKILLVAITSNRGLSGAFNANIVKETKRLTQTIYPGKQVDFVTIGKKGNDIIRKMNTVITNNNEIYDNLNFENVSLIAEELMQLFADGQYDKIELVYNQFKNAATQIVITEQFLPIIPMKSDNVKSVDYIFEPSKEQIVEELIPRSLKTQLYKAIRDSYASEHGARMTAMHKATDNATELRNQLKLTYNKARQAAITNEILEIVGGAEALNG, encoded by the coding sequence ATGGCAAATTTAAAGGAAATCCGTAATAGAATTACTTCCGTTTCATCTACGATGCAAATCACATCTGCGATGAAAATGGTTTCTGCTGCAAAGTTGAAAAAAGCACAGGATGCTATCACTGCAATGCGTCCTTATGCCGAAAAACTAACAGAATTGCTCCAAAATCTGAGTGCTACTTTAGATGGCGACAGCGCTGGGAAATTTGCTGAGCAAAGACCAGTTAATAAAATTCTTTTGGTAGCCATTACTTCCAACAGAGGTTTAAGTGGAGCTTTTAATGCTAATATTGTGAAAGAAACAAAACGTCTGACACAAACTATTTACCCGGGAAAACAAGTTGATTTCGTAACGATTGGTAAAAAAGGTAATGACATTATTCGTAAAATGAATACTGTAATTACCAATAACAATGAGATTTACGACAACCTGAATTTTGAAAATGTTTCCCTTATTGCTGAAGAACTAATGCAGTTGTTCGCAGACGGGCAATACGACAAGATTGAATTGGTTTACAATCAGTTTAAAAATGCCGCTACCCAGATTGTAATTACGGAACAGTTTCTGCCTATCATTCCGATGAAATCAGATAACGTAAAATCGGTAGATTATATTTTTGAACCTTCTAAAGAGCAAATCGTTGAAGAATTAATTCCACGATCTTTAAAAACACAATTGTATAAAGCCATTCGTGATTCTTATGCATCTGAACATGGTGCGCGTATGACTGCCATGCATAAAGCAACAGATAACGCTACTGAATTGAGAAATCAATTGAAATTGACATACAACAAAGCACGTCAGGCTGCAATTACAAACGAGATCCTTGAAATCGTTGGTGGTGCAGAAGCCTTAAACGGATAG